Proteins from a single region of Pseudomonas quebecensis:
- a CDS encoding RHS repeat-associated core domain-containing protein produces the protein MMGATSQTIGFLVLAALDAKTRDVESVLRDFRGCLNSYDAWAESVLSFSALNIEQVFKAGDEAERVAPINRSLFPSSTVAACRADGTLTLVHRFQSSRFVPIGNTPVILQRVDADGTLLGEPIHKTIGPSGILEVKECERNQRYRIQFYPNVSAAHFKALYASYQAVITPLEAWLRSEWSDTFEPLWQGYSEANFLKRYLSLHAAYARGFGEALYSLWDSLKQLFQWLSDPVAHAEQWLRYLSQAEFDQLLALGADAIATGLLMLSDEPLLFIYLAAMVSWMRLLPPPYMNELLGEITGEVLINLLLIWTTAGMGVVVRLGAQVLGGIKSRRAREWLEHLAEQFGKVRVEGHAEVARPVLLGSQATAINTPPVGPLKVGDQWVSNPVIAARDKTQRTVLVRQEPVDDTPLVATNPKGDAAASAGKTVTNGCPVSMVTGEELLTLTDGTLDGILPFEWTRLYRTSAVEVDVGLGVGWSHSLAQRLVVDGDSVVWTDHENRSITLPLPTVARPAITNSLAEAAIYLGSSPDELVLAQASRFYHFRDGALVSISDAYDNRLRIARDFSGRIERVDNGVGRSLFLRYGAGRIVAVDYQVQRAKEHEPYEWITEQNVVSYAYDDLGRLVSATNAVGESEVYRYDDQHVIVERGLAGGASFFWAWERAGKAARCIRHWASFSQMDTRYVWGDDGQVTVHNADGSQEVYVHDDRARLVQRIDPDGAQHFKSYDEKGRLTVEQDPLGAVTAYQYDEAGRLVALFPGDDEPTTYEHDNGFVRVVRRGEAVWKYERNDQGDVVRKINPDGHVTDYSYNKYGQLTGVWYPDHSCHRLVWNERAQLIEEQLPNGGIKRYRYDDLGREVAREDEFGALTQYQWDGVGRLVRIVLPGGATREYSYNPYGKITAERDELGHVTRYDYADGLHLISRRLNADGTQVNYRYDNVRLLLTEIENEVGETYQLDYHPNGLIRQETGFDGQRTAYTYDLNGNLQEKTEHGDDGSQRITRYARDHAGRLVRKTLPDGSVVEYAYDRQGNLLSVNDGHWALAYEYDRQNRLTAEHQGWGTLRYGYDACGQLKHLRLPDNNRVAFNHDKGGHLATVELNGKPLTSHLFSKGREYQRQQGQLLSHYHYDDQQRLHAHAVTHQTHPLYQRQYDYDQAGNLTRLLDTRKGEHHYRYDPLQRLTRADHSHDVQERFAHNPAGNLLMQNRPGPDIVAGNRLMIQGDHHYTYDAFGNLIQERRGKGHQLVTEYRYDCQHRLIGITQPNGQTASYRYDPFGRRISKTVDGTTTEFFWQGDTLIAEHQADRHRSYLYEPDSFRPLALLEGFGPKETKPYHYQLDHLGTPQELTTPEGDIVWSAHYRAYGEIARLDVGKLDNPLRFQGQYFDKESGLHYNRHRYYNPDIGRYLTPDPVKLAGGINGYRYVPNPTGWVDPLGLSRCPGKCHPAKSADDPENSAKTNEEQPKLPAPENIQWTAHGYKHSPSKRTPWKDIVAATKSGPAKYKPGIDIEKTEKDAYRNGSITTNGKPWKVMEYPDSIGASEGSPSRWIRIELSANTIHGHPISEREFRRLTK, from the coding sequence ATGATGGGCGCGACCAGCCAGACCATTGGCTTTCTGGTACTCGCCGCCCTGGATGCAAAGACCCGCGACGTCGAGTCCGTGCTCAGGGATTTTCGCGGATGCCTCAATAGTTACGACGCCTGGGCCGAGAGTGTCCTCAGCTTTTCGGCGCTGAATATCGAGCAGGTGTTCAAGGCCGGGGACGAAGCGGAGCGGGTCGCGCCGATCAACCGCTCGCTGTTCCCCAGCAGCACCGTTGCAGCATGCCGGGCCGACGGCACCTTGACCTTGGTGCATCGGTTCCAGAGTTCACGGTTCGTACCCATCGGCAATACACCGGTGATCCTCCAGCGCGTCGATGCAGACGGCACGCTGCTGGGCGAGCCGATCCATAAAACCATCGGGCCCAGCGGCATTCTTGAAGTCAAGGAATGCGAGCGTAACCAGCGCTACCGCATCCAGTTCTACCCGAATGTATCCGCCGCGCATTTCAAGGCGCTGTACGCCTCTTATCAGGCGGTCATCACGCCGCTGGAGGCGTGGCTGCGCAGCGAATGGTCCGACACTTTCGAACCGCTGTGGCAGGGCTACTCCGAGGCGAACTTCCTTAAGCGCTACCTCTCGCTCCACGCCGCCTACGCGCGCGGATTCGGCGAAGCGCTGTACTCGCTGTGGGACAGCCTCAAGCAACTGTTCCAGTGGCTGTCGGACCCGGTGGCCCATGCCGAGCAATGGCTGCGGTATCTGTCCCAGGCCGAGTTTGACCAGTTGCTGGCGCTCGGTGCCGACGCTATTGCGACGGGCTTGCTGATGCTCAGCGATGAGCCGTTGTTGTTCATTTACCTGGCGGCGATGGTCAGTTGGATGCGCCTGCTGCCACCGCCGTATATGAACGAGCTGCTCGGTGAAATCACCGGCGAGGTGCTGATCAACCTGTTGCTGATCTGGACCACGGCGGGTATGGGCGTGGTGGTTCGCCTGGGCGCGCAGGTGCTGGGCGGGATCAAGTCGCGGCGCGCGCGCGAGTGGTTGGAACATTTGGCCGAGCAGTTTGGCAAGGTGCGCGTCGAGGGGCACGCCGAGGTGGCCAGGCCGGTGTTGCTCGGCAGTCAGGCCACAGCGATCAACACGCCACCGGTGGGGCCGCTGAAGGTTGGGGACCAATGGGTTTCCAACCCGGTGATAGCGGCGCGCGACAAGACGCAGAGGACGGTGTTGGTGCGGCAGGAGCCTGTAGACGACACGCCGCTCGTGGCGACCAATCCTAAGGGCGATGCGGCGGCTTCTGCGGGTAAAACCGTCACCAACGGCTGCCCGGTGTCGATGGTCACCGGGGAGGAACTGCTGACCCTGACCGATGGCACGTTGGACGGGATTTTGCCGTTTGAATGGACGCGGCTGTATCGCACCAGCGCGGTGGAAGTGGATGTCGGGTTGGGGGTTGGGTGGAGTCATTCGCTGGCGCAGCGGCTGGTGGTCGACGGCGACTCAGTGGTGTGGACGGATCATGAGAACCGGTCGATCACCCTGCCCTTGCCCACGGTTGCTCGACCTGCAATCACCAATAGCTTGGCCGAAGCGGCGATCTATTTAGGCTCATCACCGGATGAATTGGTGCTGGCGCAGGCGTCACGGTTTTATCACTTTCGCGATGGCGCATTGGTCTCGATCAGTGATGCGTACGACAACCGGCTGCGGATTGCCCGGGATTTTTCCGGGCGTATCGAGCGGGTGGATAACGGCGTCGGGCGTTCGCTGTTCCTGCGCTATGGGGCTGGGCGCATTGTCGCGGTGGACTACCAGGTCCAGCGCGCCAAGGAGCATGAGCCTTACGAATGGATCACCGAGCAGAACGTTGTTTCCTACGCCTATGACGACCTGGGACGGTTGGTTTCGGCGACCAATGCCGTCGGTGAAAGCGAGGTGTACCGCTACGACGATCAGCACGTCATTGTTGAGCGCGGCCTGGCCGGTGGGGCGAGTTTCTTCTGGGCGTGGGAACGGGCCGGCAAGGCGGCGAGATGCATCCGGCATTGGGCCAGCTTCTCGCAGATGGACACGCGGTATGTGTGGGGCGATGACGGCCAGGTCACGGTGCACAACGCCGATGGCAGCCAGGAAGTGTATGTCCACGATGACCGCGCACGCCTGGTGCAACGTATCGATCCCGATGGCGCGCAGCACTTCAAATCCTACGACGAAAAAGGCCGGCTGACAGTCGAGCAGGACCCGCTGGGGGCGGTGACGGCGTATCAGTACGACGAAGCCGGACGCTTGGTGGCGTTGTTTCCTGGGGATGATGAGCCAACAACCTACGAGCATGACAACGGTTTCGTACGCGTGGTGCGCCGGGGTGAGGCGGTTTGGAAGTACGAGCGCAATGACCAGGGCGATGTCGTTCGTAAGATCAATCCCGATGGGCATGTCACGGATTACAGCTACAACAAATACGGACAACTGACCGGGGTTTGGTACCCGGATCACAGCTGCCATCGGCTGGTGTGGAATGAACGCGCTCAGCTCATTGAGGAGCAACTGCCCAATGGCGGGATCAAGCGCTATCGCTATGACGACCTGGGCCGCGAGGTGGCGCGCGAGGATGAGTTCGGCGCGCTGACCCAATATCAGTGGGACGGTGTCGGTCGGTTAGTCCGCATCGTTTTACCGGGCGGTGCCACCCGCGAATACAGCTACAACCCCTACGGAAAAATCACCGCCGAACGCGACGAACTCGGCCACGTCACCCGCTACGACTACGCCGACGGCCTGCACCTGATCAGCCGTCGTCTGAATGCCGATGGCACTCAGGTCAACTACCGCTACGACAACGTGCGGTTATTGCTGACCGAGATCGAAAACGAAGTCGGCGAAACCTACCAACTCGACTACCACCCCAACGGCCTGATCCGGCAGGAAACCGGGTTCGACGGCCAACGCACCGCGTACACCTACGACCTCAACGGCAACCTGCAGGAAAAGACCGAACACGGCGACGACGGCAGTCAGCGCATTACCCGTTATGCGCGCGACCACGCCGGTCGCCTCGTACGAAAAACCCTGCCCGATGGCAGCGTCGTTGAATATGCCTACGACCGCCAGGGCAATCTCCTCAGCGTCAACGACGGTCACTGGGCGTTGGCCTACGAGTACGACCGCCAAAACCGCCTCACCGCCGAACACCAGGGCTGGGGCACCCTGCGCTACGGCTACGACGCTTGCGGCCAGCTCAAACATTTGCGCCTGCCGGACAACAACCGCGTGGCGTTCAACCACGACAAGGGCGGGCATCTCGCCACCGTCGAACTCAACGGCAAACCGCTGACCTCACACCTGTTCAGCAAAGGCCGCGAATATCAGCGCCAACAAGGCCAACTGCTCAGCCATTACCACTACGACGACCAGCAGCGCCTGCACGCCCACGCCGTCACCCACCAGACCCATCCGCTCTACCAGCGCCAATACGACTACGACCAAGCCGGCAACCTCACCCGCCTGCTCGACACCCGCAAAGGCGAACACCACTACCGCTACGACCCGCTCCAGCGCCTGACCCGCGCCGACCATTCCCACGACGTACAGGAACGTTTCGCCCACAACCCGGCCGGCAACCTGCTGATGCAAAACCGCCCCGGCCCCGACATCGTCGCCGGCAACCGCCTGATGATCCAGGGCGACCACCACTACACCTACGACGCCTTCGGCAACCTGATCCAGGAACGGCGTGGCAAGGGCCATCAACTCGTCACGGAATACCGCTACGACTGCCAGCATCGGCTGATCGGCATCACCCAACCCAACGGCCAAACCGCCAGCTACCGCTACGACCCGTTTGGGCGGCGCATCAGCAAAACCGTCGATGGCACCACCACCGAATTTTTCTGGCAAGGCGACACACTGATTGCCGAACACCAGGCCGACCGCCACCGCAGTTACCTCTACGAACCCGACAGCTTTCGGCCGTTGGCACTTTTAGAAGGCTTCGGCCCCAAAGAGACAAAACCCTACCACTACCAACTCGACCACCTCGGTACACCCCAGGAACTCACCACCCCCGAGGGCGATATCGTCTGGTCCGCCCACTACCGCGCCTACGGCGAAATCGCCCGCCTCGACGTAGGCAAACTCGACAACCCACTGCGCTTCCAGGGCCAATACTTCGACAAAGAAAGCGGTCTGCATTACAACCGCCATCGCTACTACAATCCGGATATTGGTCGCTACCTGACGCCGGACCCGGTGAAGTTAGCGGGTGGGATCAATGGGTATCGGTATGTGCCTAATCCGACGGGATGGGTGGATCCGCTGGGGTTGAGTAGGTGTCCGGGTAAATGCCACCCTGCTAAAAGTGCTGACGACCCTGAAAACAGTGCAAAGACAAACGAAGAGCAACCAAAGTTACCCGCACCAGAAAATATTCAGTGGACCGCTCATGGCTACAAACACAGCCCGTCAAAGAGAACACCCTGGAAAGATATTGTAGCCGCAACAAAATCTGGACCAGCTAAGTACAAACCAGGCATTGACATCGAAAAAACAGAAAAAGACGCCTATAGAAACGGCAGCATTACTACTAACGGCAAACCTTGGAAAGTGATGGAATATCCTGATAGTATCGGAGCAAGCGAGGGAAGCCCGAGTCGCTGGATTCGCATAGAGCTAAGTGCAAACACAATTCACGGCCATCCTATTTCAGAACGTGAGTTCAGGAGATTAACTAAGTGA
- a CDS encoding Mpo1-like protein — translation MGKRHPNLPAWQWRHYPQNHQHPTNLALHLIAVPLFIIGFLLIVSGVFSLSVASFAVGVVGILAGLALQRHGHSLEAQASEPFSDRKDAVQRLVVEQFVTFPRFVVSGGWWRAWRQRQRH, via the coding sequence ATGGGCAAACGTCATCCTAATCTCCCCGCCTGGCAATGGCGCCACTACCCGCAGAACCATCAGCACCCGACCAATCTGGCGCTGCATCTGATCGCGGTGCCGCTGTTTATCATCGGGTTTCTGTTGATCGTGTCCGGGGTGTTCAGCCTGAGCGTGGCCAGTTTTGCCGTAGGAGTGGTCGGTATCCTGGCGGGGTTGGCGTTGCAGCGTCATGGGCATAGCCTGGAAGCTCAGGCCAGTGAGCCGTTCAGTGATCGCAAAGATGCGGTGCAACGGTTGGTGGTCGAGCAGTTCGTGACCTTTCCGCGCTTTGTGGTAAGCGGCGGCTGGTGGCGTGCCTGGCGGCAGCGCCAGCGGCATTGA
- a CDS encoding acyl-CoA thioesterase, whose translation MHFSDLLDAARHHPLDVTIPADWGQGRATFGGLVAALQYEALRAQVPTDRPLRSLAVTFVGPVAPEVAASYQVEVLREGKAVSQLLGRVVQNGEVATLVQASFGGARESEIDVASEPPPTFKHWDDCQELPYIKGVTPEFMRHLAMRWSVGGLPFTGNKSREMGGWVRLRGDVKEEPLTEAHILALVDAWPPALLPHLKKPAPGSTLTWTIELIQPLAKLTTLDWCQYYVKIEHARDGYGHAAAALWGPTGELIAISRQTVAVFA comes from the coding sequence ATGCACTTCAGTGATTTGCTCGACGCTGCCCGTCATCACCCTCTGGACGTGACGATTCCCGCCGACTGGGGCCAAGGCCGAGCGACTTTCGGCGGCCTGGTAGCCGCTTTGCAATACGAAGCCCTGCGCGCCCAAGTTCCCACCGATAGGCCCTTGCGCTCATTGGCGGTGACGTTTGTTGGCCCGGTGGCGCCTGAGGTCGCCGCCAGTTATCAAGTCGAAGTACTGCGTGAAGGCAAGGCCGTCAGCCAGTTGCTGGGGCGCGTGGTGCAGAACGGTGAAGTGGCCACGCTGGTGCAAGCCAGTTTCGGCGGCGCCCGCGAGTCGGAAATCGACGTAGCCAGCGAGCCACCGCCGACGTTCAAACACTGGGACGATTGCCAGGAGTTGCCCTACATCAAAGGCGTGACCCCTGAATTCATGCGCCACCTGGCGATGCGCTGGAGCGTTGGCGGCCTGCCGTTTACCGGCAACAAATCCCGCGAGATGGGCGGATGGGTCCGACTGCGCGGCGATGTGAAAGAGGAGCCGCTGACCGAAGCGCATATCCTGGCATTGGTCGACGCCTGGCCCCCGGCGTTGCTACCGCACCTCAAGAAGCCGGCGCCCGGCAGCACCCTGACCTGGACCATTGAGCTCATCCAGCCGCTGGCGAAGCTCACGACCCTTGATTGGTGCCAGTACTACGTCAAGATCGAACACGCCCGCGACGGCTACGGCCATGCCGCCGCCGCACTGTGGGGCCCGACCGGCGAACTGATCGCCATCAGCCGCCAGACCGTGGCGGTGTTCGCCTGA
- a CDS encoding CHAD domain-containing protein, whose translation MSALVDQLVAQVIGLEVGLLSCQARLAAVTDDEALHDLRTTVRRLRSLLRPLRGLPGVEQLEDAARAVGQLTTPLRDREVLATYLHQHGHHEAADRRLRPQPDAYRHVAQSPELAQLLQILDAFPRFIRASGHQKLLKGLRARIEKRLAKQWHKLGAALKEPGHDRHRLRLLIKRVRYAAEAYPQLDKLPANAIPRLKKAQAVLGDWHDCLQWLAQADHQVDLQPCVAVWQRTLDKAEGQSDRVLDKLSARCF comes from the coding sequence ATGTCAGCGTTGGTTGATCAGTTAGTCGCTCAGGTCATTGGCCTGGAAGTAGGGTTACTGAGCTGCCAGGCTCGGCTCGCTGCCGTCACCGACGATGAGGCCCTGCATGACCTGCGCACTACCGTGCGCCGGCTGCGCAGCCTGCTGCGCCCGTTGCGCGGTTTACCCGGCGTGGAGCAGTTGGAGGACGCAGCGCGGGCGGTCGGCCAATTGACCACGCCGTTGCGTGATCGAGAAGTGCTCGCCACTTATTTGCATCAGCATGGTCATCACGAGGCGGCGGATCGACGCCTGCGGCCACAGCCCGATGCCTATCGTCACGTGGCTCAATCACCTGAGCTTGCGCAGTTGTTACAGATACTGGACGCTTTTCCGCGCTTCATACGAGCGTCCGGACACCAAAAGCTGCTCAAGGGTTTGCGTGCGCGTATCGAAAAGCGCTTGGCCAAGCAATGGCATAAGCTCGGTGCAGCGCTCAAAGAGCCTGGCCACGATCGGCATCGCCTGCGCTTGTTGATCAAACGCGTGCGCTACGCCGCCGAGGCGTACCCGCAGTTGGACAAGCTCCCCGCCAATGCCATCCCGCGTCTCAAGAAAGCCCAGGCTGTGCTTGGCGACTGGCATGATTGCTTGCAGTGGTTGGCCCAGGCCGACCATCAGGTAGACCTGCAGCCCTGTGTAGCGGTGTGGCAGCGCACCCTGGACAAAGCCGAGGGCCAGTCGGATCGCGTGTTGGACAAGCTCAGCGCGCGTTGCTTTTGA
- a CDS encoding patatin-like phospholipase family protein — protein sequence MKKRVALVLGSGGARGYAHIGVIEEIERRGYDIACIAGCSMGAVVGGIYAAGKLDEYRRWIESLDYLDVLRLVDVSFRLGAIRGEKVFGQIRKIVGELNIEELRIPYTAVATDLTNQQEIWFQEGCLHQAMRASAAIPSLFTPVMQGNRMLVDGGLLNPLPIVPVVSSHCDLIIAVNLNATNQKHYQLPVIPRPPAFKSRFNSLAKSLGSHLPFRRKQAEQLMKLEQEALQAQAADINPWLESAEPESQQPAAAPEKPGAPKSATGSFIIDNVGPASLLDLINQSFEVMQTSLAQYKIAGYPPDVLINVPKRVCRFFEFYKAPELIALGREIASDTLDRYESEQP from the coding sequence ATGAAGAAACGTGTTGCCCTGGTGCTGGGCTCCGGCGGAGCCCGTGGCTACGCCCATATCGGCGTCATCGAGGAGATCGAGCGGCGCGGCTATGACATCGCGTGTATCGCCGGATGTTCCATGGGGGCCGTGGTGGGTGGCATCTACGCCGCCGGCAAGCTGGACGAATATCGCCGCTGGATCGAAAGCCTGGATTACCTGGATGTGCTGCGCCTGGTGGATGTGAGTTTTCGCCTGGGGGCGATCCGCGGCGAGAAGGTCTTCGGGCAGATTCGCAAGATCGTCGGCGAACTGAATATCGAAGAGCTGCGCATCCCCTACACCGCCGTCGCCACCGATCTCACCAACCAGCAGGAAATCTGGTTCCAGGAAGGTTGCCTGCATCAGGCCATGCGCGCCTCGGCGGCGATTCCCAGCCTGTTCACACCGGTGATGCAAGGCAACCGCATGCTGGTGGACGGTGGCCTGCTCAACCCGTTACCGATCGTACCCGTCGTCTCGAGCCACTGCGACTTGATCATCGCCGTCAACCTCAACGCGACCAACCAGAAGCACTATCAGCTGCCGGTCATTCCTCGCCCGCCGGCGTTCAAGAGTCGTTTCAACAGCCTGGCCAAGTCACTGGGCTCGCACTTGCCCTTTCGCCGCAAACAGGCCGAGCAGTTAATGAAGCTTGAACAGGAAGCGCTGCAGGCCCAGGCAGCGGATATCAATCCGTGGCTGGAGTCGGCCGAACCCGAATCGCAGCAACCGGCCGCCGCGCCGGAAAAACCCGGTGCGCCGAAGTCGGCGACCGGATCTTTCATCATCGATAATGTCGGCCCGGCGTCGCTGCTGGACCTGATCAACCAGAGCTTCGAGGTGATGCAAACGTCGCTGGCCCAGTACAAAATCGCCGGCTATCCGCCGGATGTGCTGATCAACGTGCCCAAGCGGGTGTGTCGTTTTTTTGAGTTCTACAAGGCACCGGAGTTGATCGCCCTTGGGCGGGAGATTGCCAGCGACACGCTGGATCGGTACGAGAGTGAACAGCCTTGA
- a CDS encoding response regulator has translation MSQTATILVIDDEPQIRKFLRISLASQGYKVIEAGTGNEGLAQAALSKPDLLVLDLGLPDMDGQQVLREFREWSTVPVLVLSVRASEGQKVEALDGGANDYVTKPFGIQEFLARIRALLRQAPAGEAQEAALCFGPLTVDLAYRRVLLDGAEVALTRKEYAVLAQLARHPGRVITQQQLLKDIWGPTHTEDSHYLRIVVGHLRQKLADDPTQPRFIVTEAGVGYRLLGA, from the coding sequence ATGAGCCAGACCGCGACGATTTTGGTCATTGATGACGAACCGCAGATCCGCAAGTTCCTGCGCATCAGCCTGGCCTCCCAGGGCTACAAAGTGATCGAGGCCGGTACCGGCAACGAAGGCCTGGCCCAGGCGGCGCTGAGCAAGCCGGACTTGCTGGTGCTGGATCTGGGGCTGCCGGATATGGATGGTCAGCAAGTGCTGCGCGAATTCCGTGAATGGTCGACGGTGCCGGTGCTGGTGCTGTCGGTACGCGCCAGCGAAGGGCAGAAGGTCGAAGCCCTCGACGGCGGCGCCAATGACTATGTGACCAAGCCCTTTGGCATCCAGGAATTTCTCGCGCGGATACGTGCACTGTTGCGCCAGGCCCCGGCGGGTGAGGCGCAGGAAGCCGCGTTGTGCTTCGGCCCGTTGACCGTCGATCTGGCCTATCGCCGCGTGCTGCTGGACGGCGCCGAAGTGGCGCTGACCCGCAAGGAATACGCGGTGCTGGCGCAACTGGCGCGCCACCCCGGTCGGGTGATTACCCAGCAACAACTGCTCAAGGACATCTGGGGCCCGACCCATACCGAAGACAGCCACTACCTGCGCATCGTGGTGGGCCATCTGCGCCAGAAATTGGCGGATGACCCGACGCAGCCGAGGTTTATTGTGACCGAGGCCGGGGTGGGGTATCGGTTGCTGGGGGCGTAA
- a CDS encoding sensor histidine kinase, with protein sequence MSDSGRADALLADLPRDGRGRLKVFLGAAPGVGKTYAMLQAAHTQLRQGVKLIAGVVETHGRAETEALLGGLPQQPLVRREYRGVTLEEMDLDGLLAARPKLVLVDELAHSNAPGSRHEKRWQDIQELLAAGIDVFTTVNVQHLESLNDQVRGITGVQVRETLPDWVLQEADELLLIDLPSRELLERLRDGKVYVPEQARAAIDAFFTQTNLMALRELAMQTAAAHVDDDLAQGYRQLGQAAPAVRGRLLVGVDGDAQAERLVRHASRVAQRRHLPWSLVHIDNGRARDEQSRLRLQNAQQLAERLGGEVVLLRAGEVAKTLIQHAAERRASLLLVGQSRRRWHRQVFGGGLAARLLRNARGLEINVLDSDDTPAAPRLPEVRGLVWFDYALAVFATLVAAGVAWAVSSVLPLPNISLVFLAAVLLVAVRSSLGPSLVCAALSFLTYDFLFIPPNFSFAIQREEDVLTLLFFLLMAALTGNLAARQRRQLQALRDTQEETSELLDLSRKLTAATDRQAVISAAAHHLEGWSDLDLCLVNRDGQGGWTVENGGPLTFTEAERAAADWAWQHDQPAGMGTGTLPFGRWWWWPLSGEEGPLGLLGVSAKPGLELSGQRRRLLTALSQPLAQALARAQLAQELESARLHGETEQLRSALLASVSHDLRTPLTSMRGSIDSLLALGEAIPLEDRLELLEGTRDEAERLDRYIQNLLDMTRLGHGALKLARDWVSPGDIVGSALGRLRAVLAPLQVSTDVPPELPLLYVHAALIEQALVNVLENAARFSPPHGRLQLKAGVLDNQLFFAVADEGPGIPEEERTKIFDMFYTAARGDRGGQGTGLGLAICQGMVGAHGGHIRVGDGIDGRGTCISLYLPLPTQPGLEREP encoded by the coding sequence ATGAGCGACTCCGGCCGCGCCGACGCCCTGTTAGCCGATCTGCCCCGGGACGGCCGTGGCCGGCTCAAAGTCTTTCTTGGGGCCGCGCCGGGTGTGGGCAAGACCTACGCAATGCTCCAGGCCGCCCATACCCAGCTGCGCCAGGGCGTGAAATTGATCGCCGGTGTGGTCGAAACCCACGGCCGCGCCGAAACCGAAGCCTTGCTCGGTGGCCTGCCGCAGCAACCCTTGGTGCGCCGCGAGTACCGTGGCGTGACACTTGAAGAAATGGACCTCGACGGCCTGCTCGCGGCCAGGCCCAAACTGGTGCTGGTGGACGAGCTGGCCCACAGCAACGCCCCCGGCAGCCGCCATGAAAAACGCTGGCAGGACATCCAGGAACTGCTGGCCGCCGGTATCGACGTGTTCACCACGGTTAACGTCCAGCACCTGGAAAGCCTCAACGACCAGGTGCGCGGCATCACCGGCGTGCAGGTGCGTGAAACCCTGCCGGACTGGGTGTTGCAGGAGGCCGACGAACTGCTGCTGATCGACCTGCCGTCCCGCGAACTGCTCGAGCGCCTGCGCGACGGCAAGGTCTACGTGCCGGAGCAGGCGCGCGCGGCCATCGATGCGTTCTTCACCCAGACCAATCTGATGGCGCTGCGCGAGTTGGCGATGCAGACCGCCGCGGCCCACGTCGACGACGACCTGGCCCAGGGCTACCGCCAACTCGGCCAGGCCGCGCCAGCGGTGCGCGGGCGTTTGCTGGTGGGCGTGGATGGCGATGCCCAGGCCGAACGCCTGGTGCGGCACGCCAGCCGCGTGGCGCAGCGTCGGCATCTGCCGTGGAGCCTGGTGCACATCGACAACGGTCGCGCACGGGACGAACAATCGCGCCTGCGCCTGCAAAACGCCCAGCAATTGGCCGAGCGGCTGGGCGGGGAGGTGGTGCTGTTGCGCGCCGGCGAGGTGGCCAAGACCTTGATCCAGCACGCCGCCGAGCGTCGCGCCAGCCTGCTGCTGGTGGGGCAGTCGCGCAGACGTTGGCATCGCCAGGTGTTCGGGGGCGGCCTGGCCGCACGGCTGCTGCGCAATGCCCGGGGCCTGGAAATCAACGTGCTCGACAGCGACGATACCCCGGCTGCGCCACGTCTACCGGAAGTGCGCGGCCTGGTGTGGTTCGATTACGCCCTGGCGGTGTTCGCCACCCTGGTGGCCGCTGGCGTGGCGTGGGCGGTGTCCAGTGTGTTGCCGCTGCCGAATATTTCGCTGGTGTTCCTCGCGGCGGTGTTGCTGGTGGCGGTACGCAGCAGCCTGGGACCGTCCCTGGTGTGCGCGGCGTTGTCGTTCCTGACCTATGACTTTCTGTTTATTCCGCCGAACTTCTCATTTGCTATCCAGCGTGAAGAAGACGTGTTGACCCTGTTGTTTTTCCTGCTCATGGCGGCGCTCACCGGCAACCTCGCCGCGCGCCAGCGCCGGCAACTGCAAGCCTTGCGCGATACCCAGGAAGAGACCAGCGAACTGCTCGACCTGTCACGCAAACTCACCGCCGCCACCGACCGCCAGGCGGTAATCAGCGCGGCCGCGCATCACTTGGAGGGCTGGAGCGATCTGGACTTGTGCCTGGTCAATCGCGACGGTCAGGGCGGCTGGACGGTGGAGAACGGTGGCCCGCTGACGTTCACCGAAGCTGAACGCGCCGCCGCCGACTGGGCCTGGCAACACGACCAGCCGGCGGGCATGGGCACCGGCACCTTGCCGTTCGGGCGTTGGTGGTGGTGGCCGCTGTCGGGGGAGGAGGGGCCGCTGGGTTTGCTGGGCGTCAGCGCTAAACCCGGCCTTGAGTTGAGCGGCCAACGCCGTCGCCTGCTCACGGCCTTGAGTCAACCCCTGGCCCAGGCGTTGGCCCGCGCCCAATTGGCGCAGGAGCTGGAGTCCGCACGACTGCACGGGGAAACCGAACAACTGCGCAGCGCCTTGCTCGCCTCGGTGTCCCACGATTTGCGCACGCCGTTGACGTCCATGCGCGGCAGCATCGACAGCCTGTTGGCGCTGGGCGAGGCCATCCCCCTGGAAGATCGTCTCGAACTGCTTGAGGGCACCCGCGATGAGGCCGAGCGCCTCGACCGCTATATCCAGAACCTGTTGGATATGACGCGCCTGGGCCACGGCGCGCTCAAATTGGCGCGCGATTGGGTGTCGCCGGGCGATATCGTCGGCAGCGCCCTGGGCCGTCTGCGCGCGGTGCTGGCGCCGTTGCAGGTGAGCACCGATGTGCCGCCGGAGTTGCCGCTGCTGTATGTGCACGCGGCGTTGATCGAACAGGCGCTGGTCAATGTGCTGGAAAACGCTGCGCGCTTTTCACCGCCCCACGGGCGCCTGCAATTGAAGGCCGGGGTCTTGGACAACCAGCTGTTTTTCGCCGTGGCTGACGAAGGGCCGGGGATTCCCGAGGAGGAGCGCACGAAAATTTTCGATATGTTCTACACCGCTGCGCGCGGTGATCGCGGCGGGCAGGGCACTGGCCTGGGCCTGGCGATCTGCCAGGGGATGGTTGGCGCGCACGGTGGGCATATTCGCGTTGGCGACGGCATCGACGGGCGCGGCACCTGCATCAGTCTGTACCTGCCGCTGCCCACCCAGCCTGGCCTGGAGCGTGAGCCGTGA